From a region of the Labrus mixtus chromosome 5, fLabMix1.1, whole genome shotgun sequence genome:
- the LOC132974282 gene encoding uncharacterized protein LOC132974282 isoform X7, protein MGLIPCVVLLSLLLIGELQASITAPSDSGFEQPKPQGPQVPTWLPKPQQPQVPSWQPEVPSWHLQVPSWQPQGPSGQPKPLQPQVPSWLPQGPSGQPQVPSWQPQGPSGQPQVPSGQPQGPSGQPQGPSGQPQGPSGQPQVPTWQPKPELPQVPGYQPKPQQPQPVYKPQQPVYKPQQPVYKPQQLPQQPVYKPKPQPQQPVYKPKPQPQQPVYKPKPKPQPQQPVYKPKPQPQQPVYKPKPQPQQPVYKPKPKPQPQQPVYKPKPKPQPQQPVYKPKPKPQPQQPVYKPKPKPQPQQPVYKPQQPVYKPKPKPQPQQPVYKPKPKPQPQQPVYKPKPQPQQPVYKPKPQPQQPVYQLKPSGGVGI, encoded by the exons ATGGGACTCATTCCATG TGTGGTGCTGCTTTCGCTTCTACTCATTGGGGAGCTTCAAGCAAGCATTACAG cTCCTTCTGATAGTGGATTTGAGCAGCCCAAGCCTCAGGGTCCCCAGGTTCCGACCTGGCTGCCCAAGCCTCAGCAGCCCCAGGTTCCCAGCTGGCAGCCCGAGGTTCCCAGCTGGCACCTCCAGGTTCCCAGTTGGCAGCCCCAGGGTCCTAGTGGGCAGCCCAAACCTCTGCAGCCCCAGGTTCCCAGCTGGCTGCCCCAGGGTCCTAGTGGGCAGCCCCAGGTTCCCAGCTGGCAGCCCCAGGGTCCTAGTGGGCAGCCCCAGGTTCCCAGCGGGCAGCCCCAGGGTCCTAGTGGGCAGCCCCAGGGTCCCAGCGGGCAGCCCCAGGGTCCTAGCGGGCAGCCCCAGGTTCCAACCTGGCAGCCCAAGCCTGAGCTGCCCCAGGTTCCCGGCTACCAGCCCAAGCCTCAGCAGCCCCAG CCGGTCTACAAGCCCCAGCAGCCGGTCTACAAGCCCCAGCAGCCGGTCTACAAGCCCCAGCAGCTG CCCCAGCAGCCGGTCTACAAGCCCAAGCCCCAGCCCCAGCAGCCAGTCTACAAGCCCAAGCCCCAGCCCCAGCAGCCGGTGTACAAGCCCAAGCCCAAGCCTCAGCCCCAGCAGCCGGTCTACAAGCCCAAGCCTCAGCCCCAGCAGCCGGTCTACAAGCCCAAGCCTCAGCCCCAGCAGCCGGTCTACAAGCCCAAGCCCAAGCCTCAGCCCCAGCAGCCAGTCTACAAGCCCAAGCCCAAGCCTCAGCCCCAGCAGCCAGTCTACAAGCCCAAGCCCAAGCCTCAGCCCCAGCAGCCAGTCTACAAGCCCAAGCCCAAGCCTCAGCCCCAGCAGCCAGTCTACAAGCCCCAGCAGCCGGTCTACAAGCCCAAGCCCAAGCCTCAGCCCCAGCAGCCGGTCTACAAGCCCAAGCCCAAGCCTCAGCCCCAGCAGCCGGTCTACAAGCCCAAGCCTCAGCCCCAGCAGCCGGTCTACAAGCCCAAGCCTCAGCCCCAGCAGCCGGTCTACCAGCTCAAGCCATCTGGTGGGGTTGGCATATAA
- the LOC132974282 gene encoding uncharacterized protein LOC132974282 isoform X8, giving the protein MGLIPCVVLLSLLLIGELQASITAPSDSGFEQPKPQGPQVPTWLPKPQQPQVPSWQPEVPSWHLQVPSWQPQGPSGQPKPLQPQVPSWLPQGPSGQPQVPSWQPQGPSGQPQVPSGQPQGPSGQPQGPSGQPQGPSGQPQVPTWQPKPELPQVPGYQPKPQQPQPQPQPQQPVYKPQPQPQPQQPVYKPKPQPQQPVYKPKPQPQQPVYKPKPKPQPQQPVYKPKPQPQQPVYKPKPQPQQPVYKPKPKPQPQQPVYKPKPKPQPQQPVYKPKPKPQPQQPVYKPKPKPQPQQPVYKPQQPVYKPKPKPQPQQPVYKPKPKPQPQQPVYKPKPQPQQPVYKPKPQPQQPVYQLKPSGGVGI; this is encoded by the exons ATGGGACTCATTCCATG TGTGGTGCTGCTTTCGCTTCTACTCATTGGGGAGCTTCAAGCAAGCATTACAG cTCCTTCTGATAGTGGATTTGAGCAGCCCAAGCCTCAGGGTCCCCAGGTTCCGACCTGGCTGCCCAAGCCTCAGCAGCCCCAGGTTCCCAGCTGGCAGCCCGAGGTTCCCAGCTGGCACCTCCAGGTTCCCAGTTGGCAGCCCCAGGGTCCTAGTGGGCAGCCCAAACCTCTGCAGCCCCAGGTTCCCAGCTGGCTGCCCCAGGGTCCTAGTGGGCAGCCCCAGGTTCCCAGCTGGCAGCCCCAGGGTCCTAGTGGGCAGCCCCAGGTTCCCAGCGGGCAGCCCCAGGGTCCTAGTGGGCAGCCCCAGGGTCCCAGCGGGCAGCCCCAGGGTCCTAGCGGGCAGCCCCAGGTTCCAACCTGGCAGCCCAAGCCTGAGCTGCCCCAGGTTCCCGGCTACCAGCCCAAGCCTCAGCAGCCCCAG CCCCAGCCTCAGCCCCAGCAGCCGGTCTACAAGCCCCAGCCTC AGCCCCAGCCCCAGCAGCCGGTCTACAAGCCCAAGCCCCAGCCCCAGCAGCCAGTCTACAAGCCCAAGCCCCAGCCCCAGCAGCCGGTGTACAAGCCCAAGCCCAAGCCTCAGCCCCAGCAGCCGGTCTACAAGCCCAAGCCTCAGCCCCAGCAGCCGGTCTACAAGCCCAAGCCTCAGCCCCAGCAGCCGGTCTACAAGCCCAAGCCCAAGCCTCAGCCCCAGCAGCCAGTCTACAAGCCCAAGCCCAAGCCTCAGCCCCAGCAGCCAGTCTACAAGCCCAAGCCCAAGCCTCAGCCCCAGCAGCCAGTCTACAAGCCCAAGCCCAAGCCTCAGCCCCAGCAGCCAGTCTACAAGCCCCAGCAGCCGGTCTACAAGCCCAAGCCCAAGCCTCAGCCCCAGCAGCCGGTCTACAAGCCCAAGCCCAAGCCTCAGCCCCAGCAGCCGGTCTACAAGCCCAAGCCTCAGCCCCAGCAGCCGGTCTACAAGCCCAAGCCTCAGCCCCAGCAGCCGGTCTACCAGCTCAAGCCATCTGGTGGGGTTGGCATATAA
- the LOC132974282 gene encoding uncharacterized protein LOC132974282 isoform X15: protein MGLIPCVVLLSLLLIGELQASITAPSDSGFEQPKPQGPQVPTWLPKPQQPQVPSGQPQGPSGQPQGPSGQPQGPSGQPQVPTWQPKPELPQVPGYQPKPQQPQPKPQPQQPVYKPQPQPQQQQQQPQPQPQQPQPVYKPQPQPQPQQPVYKPKPQPQQPVYKPKPQPQQPVYKPKPKPQPQQPVYKPKPQPQQPVYKPKPQPQQPVYKPKPKPQPQQPVYKPKPKPQPQQPVYKPKPKPQPQQPVYKPKPKPQPQQPVYKPQQPVYKPKPKPQPQQPVYKPKPKPQPQQPVYKPKPQPQQPVYKPKPQPQQPVYQLKPSGGVGI, encoded by the exons ATGGGACTCATTCCATG TGTGGTGCTGCTTTCGCTTCTACTCATTGGGGAGCTTCAAGCAAGCATTACAG cTCCTTCTGATAGTGGATTTGAGCAGCCCAAGCCTCAGGGTCCCCAGGTTCCGACCTGGCTGCCCAAGCCTCAGCAGCCCCAG GTTCCCAGCGGGCAGCCCCAGGGTCCTAGTGGGCAGCCCCAGGGTCCCAGCGGGCAGCCCCAGGGTCCTAGCGGGCAGCCCCAGGTTCCAACCTGGCAGCCCAAGCCTGAGCTGCCCCAGGTTCCCGGCTACCAGCCCAAGCCTCAGCAGCCCCAG CCCAAGCCTCAGCCCCAGCAGCCGGTCTACAAGCCCCAGCCCCagccccagcagcagcagcaacag CCCCAGCCTCAGCCCCAGCAGCCG CAGCCGGTCTACAAGCCCCAGCCTC AGCCCCAGCCCCAGCAGCCGGTCTACAAGCCCAAGCCCCAGCCCCAGCAGCCAGTCTACAAGCCCAAGCCCCAGCCCCAGCAGCCGGTGTACAAGCCCAAGCCCAAGCCTCAGCCCCAGCAGCCGGTCTACAAGCCCAAGCCTCAGCCCCAGCAGCCGGTCTACAAGCCCAAGCCTCAGCCCCAGCAGCCGGTCTACAAGCCCAAGCCCAAGCCTCAGCCCCAGCAGCCAGTCTACAAGCCCAAGCCCAAGCCTCAGCCCCAGCAGCCAGTCTACAAGCCCAAGCCCAAGCCTCAGCCCCAGCAGCCAGTCTACAAGCCCAAGCCCAAGCCTCAGCCCCAGCAGCCAGTCTACAAGCCCCAGCAGCCGGTCTACAAGCCCAAGCCCAAGCCTCAGCCCCAGCAGCCGGTCTACAAGCCCAAGCCCAAGCCTCAGCCCCAGCAGCCGGTCTACAAGCCCAAGCCTCAGCCCCAGCAGCCGGTCTACAAGCCCAAGCCTCAGCCCCAGCAGCCGGTCTACCAGCTCAAGCCATCTGGTGGGGTTGGCATATAA
- the LOC132974282 gene encoding uncharacterized protein LOC132974282 isoform X12, whose amino-acid sequence MGLIPCVVLLSLLLIGELQASITAPSDSGFEQPKPQGPQVPTWLPKPQQPQVPSWQPEVPSWHLQVPSWQPQGPSGQPKPLQPQVPSWLPQGPSGQPQVPSWQPQGPSGQPQVPSGQPQGPSGQPQGPSGQPQGPSGQPQVPTWQPKPELPQVPGYQPKPQQPQPKPQPQQPVYKPKPQPQQPVYKPKPKPQPQQPVYKPKPQPQQPVYKPKPQPQQPVYKPKPKPQPQQPVYKPKPKPQPQQPVYKPKPKPQPQQPVYKPKPKPQPQQPVYKPQQPVYKPKPKPQPQQPVYKPKPKPQPQQPVYKPKPQPQQPVYKPKPQPQQPVYQLKPSGGVGI is encoded by the exons ATGGGACTCATTCCATG TGTGGTGCTGCTTTCGCTTCTACTCATTGGGGAGCTTCAAGCAAGCATTACAG cTCCTTCTGATAGTGGATTTGAGCAGCCCAAGCCTCAGGGTCCCCAGGTTCCGACCTGGCTGCCCAAGCCTCAGCAGCCCCAGGTTCCCAGCTGGCAGCCCGAGGTTCCCAGCTGGCACCTCCAGGTTCCCAGTTGGCAGCCCCAGGGTCCTAGTGGGCAGCCCAAACCTCTGCAGCCCCAGGTTCCCAGCTGGCTGCCCCAGGGTCCTAGTGGGCAGCCCCAGGTTCCCAGCTGGCAGCCCCAGGGTCCTAGTGGGCAGCCCCAGGTTCCCAGCGGGCAGCCCCAGGGTCCTAGTGGGCAGCCCCAGGGTCCCAGCGGGCAGCCCCAGGGTCCTAGCGGGCAGCCCCAGGTTCCAACCTGGCAGCCCAAGCCTGAGCTGCCCCAGGTTCCCGGCTACCAGCCCAAGCCTCAGCAGCCCCAG CCCAAGCCCCAGCCCCAGCAGCCAGTCTACAAGCCCAAGCCCCAGCCCCAGCAGCCGGTGTACAAGCCCAAGCCCAAGCCTCAGCCCCAGCAGCCGGTCTACAAGCCCAAGCCTCAGCCCCAGCAGCCGGTCTACAAGCCCAAGCCTCAGCCCCAGCAGCCGGTCTACAAGCCCAAGCCCAAGCCTCAGCCCCAGCAGCCAGTCTACAAGCCCAAGCCCAAGCCTCAGCCCCAGCAGCCAGTCTACAAGCCCAAGCCCAAGCCTCAGCCCCAGCAGCCAGTCTACAAGCCCAAGCCCAAGCCTCAGCCCCAGCAGCCAGTCTACAAGCCCCAGCAGCCGGTCTACAAGCCCAAGCCCAAGCCTCAGCCCCAGCAGCCGGTCTACAAGCCCAAGCCCAAGCCTCAGCCCCAGCAGCCGGTCTACAAGCCCAAGCCTCAGCCCCAGCAGCCGGTCTACAAGCCCAAGCCTCAGCCCCAGCAGCCGGTCTACCAGCTCAAGCCATCTGGTGGGGTTGGCATATAA
- the LOC132974282 gene encoding uncharacterized protein LOC132974282 isoform X10 — MGLIPCVVLLSLLLIGELQASITAPSDSGFEQPKPQGPQVPTWLPKPQQPQVPSWQPEVPSWHLQVPSWQPQGPSGQPKPLQPQVPSWLPQGPSGQPQVPSWQPQGPSGQPQVPSGQPQGPSGQPQGPSGQPQGPSGQPQVPTWQPKPELPQVPGYQPKPQQPQPKPQPQQPVYKPKPQPQQPVYKPKPQPQQPVYKPKPKPQPQQPVYKPKPQPQQPVYKPKPQPQQPVYKPKPKPQPQQPVYKPKPKPQPQQPVYKPKPKPQPQQPVYKPKPKPQPQQPVYKPQQPVYKPKPKPQPQQPVYKPKPKPQPQQPVYKPKPQPQQPVYKPKPQPQQPVYQLKPSGGVGI, encoded by the exons ATGGGACTCATTCCATG TGTGGTGCTGCTTTCGCTTCTACTCATTGGGGAGCTTCAAGCAAGCATTACAG cTCCTTCTGATAGTGGATTTGAGCAGCCCAAGCCTCAGGGTCCCCAGGTTCCGACCTGGCTGCCCAAGCCTCAGCAGCCCCAGGTTCCCAGCTGGCAGCCCGAGGTTCCCAGCTGGCACCTCCAGGTTCCCAGTTGGCAGCCCCAGGGTCCTAGTGGGCAGCCCAAACCTCTGCAGCCCCAGGTTCCCAGCTGGCTGCCCCAGGGTCCTAGTGGGCAGCCCCAGGTTCCCAGCTGGCAGCCCCAGGGTCCTAGTGGGCAGCCCCAGGTTCCCAGCGGGCAGCCCCAGGGTCCTAGTGGGCAGCCCCAGGGTCCCAGCGGGCAGCCCCAGGGTCCTAGCGGGCAGCCCCAGGTTCCAACCTGGCAGCCCAAGCCTGAGCTGCCCCAGGTTCCCGGCTACCAGCCCAAGCCTCAGCAGCCCCAG CCCAAGCCCCAGCCCCAGCAGCCGGTCTACAAGCCCAAGCCCCAGCCCCAGCAGCCAGTCTACAAGCCCAAGCCCCAGCCCCAGCAGCCGGTGTACAAGCCCAAGCCCAAGCCTCAGCCCCAGCAGCCGGTCTACAAGCCCAAGCCTCAGCCCCAGCAGCCGGTCTACAAGCCCAAGCCTCAGCCCCAGCAGCCGGTCTACAAGCCCAAGCCCAAGCCTCAGCCCCAGCAGCCAGTCTACAAGCCCAAGCCCAAGCCTCAGCCCCAGCAGCCAGTCTACAAGCCCAAGCCCAAGCCTCAGCCCCAGCAGCCAGTCTACAAGCCCAAGCCCAAGCCTCAGCCCCAGCAGCCAGTCTACAAGCCCCAGCAGCCGGTCTACAAGCCCAAGCCCAAGCCTCAGCCCCAGCAGCCGGTCTACAAGCCCAAGCCCAAGCCTCAGCCCCAGCAGCCGGTCTACAAGCCCAAGCCTCAGCCCCAGCAGCCGGTCTACAAGCCCAAGCCTCAGCCCCAGCAGCCGGTCTACCAGCTCAAGCCATCTGGTGGGGTTGGCATATAA